GGTTCGCCCCTTGCCTCCCTGGATAATACGATAAACCTCGTGGAATTAGATTCATGGTCTTCTATGTTTTCTTTAATGATCTCTAAATGATACAACTCGGCACAAAGCTTGTTCGCAATAACGCCTGCGGCTTCCAGCCTGTTTTCAGAGAGCATTTTTGCAGCGCCTGCGGTATCATAAAACGGTCTTGGTTCGAGTTTGTGCCTTAAGATAAATTCACGACATTGCGCGAGCGCTTGCGGATGAGAGTAAACAACCTTCAAATCACGGTACTGCGTTTCAGGCAGTGCGAGAAGGCAGTGATGGACAGGTATGCTGACCTCTCCAATGATCCTTAAATTCGTTTGAACCAATAGATCGTTGACCTGTGTCACAGCCCCTTCAAGGGAGTTTTCGACCGGGACAATGCCCAGATCAATCTGGCCTGATGAGACCTCGTTAAAGACCTCGATAAATTCCTTGCATGAAACCGGGATCAAGGATGCGTCATACGAAAGAGAGGCGACCTCGCTGTATGCGCCGTGTTCTCCCTGAAAACCGATGAGGTTCAGACTTTGTTCCTGGACGTGTTTGCTTTCGTCGATGATCAGGCCGTATAATCTCTCCAGGAATTCCGGTTTTAACAGGCTGCGTGATGTTTTCTTTATATTATTGAATATCTGTTGTTCCCGGTTTTGATCAAACACGCATTGCTTAAATTTCCTCGACCTTACTGCAAGCTCCATCCTCTGGTTCAGAAGCTCGATGATCCCGCAGTCGATCATGTCTATGCTTTTTCTAATAATCATAAGATCGCTATTGCTCATTTATAAGTCCTTTTACCGTGGCCCGGTATCCGCACTATTGCCGGGGCTTGCGCCTGTCCCGCTTGCGGGGTCGCCCCCTCCAACGGCAAAGCCGTTCGGAGCCTCCCTTTCTCGCTCACCGTGTGAACTGTTTAAATCCTGCAGCGGGACTTGCCCGTGGGAATCTATAAGCATGAGGTCTGCAAGCGCTATGGCGGTAACAGCCTCTATAACAACGGGCACCCGCAACGCGATGCACACGTCATGCCTTCCTTTCACGTAAAGCTCCACCTGTTCGCCGGTTTTCAGGTTAACGGTATGCTGCATGCGGGATATACTTGATGTGGGCTTGACAGCCGCCTTAAAAACGATATCGTTCCCGTTTGTTATGCCTCCGTTGATGCCGCCGGCGTTGTTGGTCCTTGTCTCGCCTTTTATGTTAATGATCTCATCGTTACACTCGCTTCCCCGCATCCGTGCGCATGAGAAACCTGCGCCAAATTCTATGCCCTTTATGGCAGGTATGGAAAAGACCAGATGGCTTATGAGGGATTCCACAGAATCGAAGAATGGCTCTCCCAACCCCGCATGCAAACCGCTCGCCCTGCATGACACGATACCGCCGATAGAATCCCTGTTTTGCATAGCGGATTGAACGGCAGCCGTGATATCTTCGGACCTGCCGGCTTCTATAAGCGTAGCCTCTACCTTTACCGGTTTTATCAGCAGCTTTGCTATGACCCCTGCAGCAACCAGCCCTGCAGTCAATCTTCCCGAGAAATGTCCACCGCCTCTGTAATCGTTGAAACCGTTGTATTTTTTCCAGGCAGTAAAATCCGCATGTCCGGGTCTGGGTGTATCTTTAATGCTATTGTAAGCACTCGAATCAACATTCTTATTCTCAAAAAGGATACAAATCGGGGCGCCCGTGGTTTTCCTGTTGAATACACCACTTTTTATTAGAGGGATATCCGGCTCTTTTCTCGGGGTTGTGCCCTCGATACCCCCCATACGCCTTTTCAGGTCATCATCAAACCCCTGAACCGGAACAGAAAGTCCGGCAGGACAGCCATCGATGAGAATACCGACACACTCTCCGTGGGACTCGCCCAGGATTGATACTTTAAACACACGTCCGAAACTATTCATGTTTCACCTTCACTGAATTCAGATCTTCAAAAAACGAGGGAAAGGACTTGGAAACACATGCCGGTCTCTCTACAATAACATCCCCTTGCCCTGCAAGCGCAGCTATTGCGCATGCCATTGCTATTCTATGGTCATTATGAGAATCCACTGTACCGCCCCTCCTGTTCCCACCGGTAATCTCCATCCGGTCTTCAAAAATCCTTATCTTGATCCCGATCTTGGAAAATTCCTCAACCAGGGCAAGGCCGCGGTTGCTCTCCTTATGTTTTAAGCGTTCCACCCCGTAGATGACGCTTTTGCCCGCACATCCTGCTCCGAGGGCAACAAGGGGAGGAAACAGATCAGGGCAATCACCGGCATCAAACTCAAATGCATTCAGCCTGTCTTTTGCGACAAAAATATAGTCATTTTTCACCTCTACCTGAGCCCCTGCCTTAATAAGCGCCTCTATCACCGCTTTATCCGCCTGATATGAGTCCGGACTTAGACCCTTTACCTTTATGGAACCTGCCAATGCCCCGGCAACAAGAAAAAAGGCAGCGCCAGACCAATCCCCTTCTATTGCGCACATACAGGGTTTATAGTGCTGATCACCTTTTATATGAAATTCCGTAAGGTCATTGTTGTGGGAAACTGCTACACCGAACCTCCTCATAGTATCAATCGTCAACTCGATATAGGGCTTACTTTTCAGTGCCGTAACCGTGATATCGGAATCACCGCTGCACAGAGGAAGTGCCACCAGCAAACCCGTTAAAAACTGTGAGCTTTCAAAACCGTTTATATTAATCCTGCCTGAACCGATCCTGCCTTTTACCTGTACGGGTGCAAAATCTCTGTCTGTCAAGCACGTTGCGCCTAAACCAGTCAATGCTTCAACCATCTTTAAGGGTCTTTTAAGCAACGAGCCTGAGGCATTCAATGTGATTTCCTCTTCAAGCAATCCTGAAACAGGCGCGAACATCCGAATACAAAGCCCGGATTCGCCGCAATCGAGCGTGTTGCCTCTTATGCATTTTTCTTTCAGGCTGGCGTTTCCCTCGATTGTTATACTGTCTCCTTCCTTTAGTATTTCAGCCCCGAGTGTATCCGCTATGCCAAGGGCAGTCAGGCCGTCGCTGCAAAAGGATGGGTTGATTATTTTTGATGTACCTGAAGCGAGCAAGGCTGCGGCAACAACCCTGATCATCTCACTTTTTGAAGCAGGCGCATTGATTTCGCCGTCAATTTGTGAGGACTTTACCCGTTTCGTCATATATTTTCCTTATAATCTCGTTCGGTTCTACACCGTCTGTCTTTACGATCATGTCGGAGGTGCTTGCATATAAAGGCAACCTCTCGTTGAGCATCCTCCTGATACCGGATTCTGTATGTGCTTCAGGCAGCAGCGGACGTCCGTTGTCGTTGCCCACTTTTTTTAAAACAGTGTCGATATTTGCCCATAACCATACGACAATGCAGCTTTTCCTGAGTATGTCCCTGTTTGCCCTGTTCAGTATTGCCCCGCCGCCGCATGAAATTACCGTATTTGAGAGGTCCGGGATACAAGCAATCTCCTTTTTCTCAATCTGTCTGAAGGCGCCTTCTCTCTTAACTTCAAATATCTCGCGTATTGATAACCCGGTCTTCTGTTTTATCTCTTCATCGATATCTATGTATGACATCGCACTCTGTTTTGAAACACCGTGACCCACCGTAGATTTGCCGGCACCCATAAAGCCTATGAAAGCAATGTTCTTTTTACAGGACATGCTTTCCCTGTAAACAGCCTTCCGCATGACCTCCATCGGAGGTTCTATCCCGGTAAAGTGCCTGAAGGCCGATATCCCTTGAAAAAGAAGCCATTCTCTGCCGTCTACGATTGTGCAACCCCTTTGTTTACCGTCCTTTACCAGTGCTGTGGGCACTCCATAGTTTGCATCGAGGATGACAATACCTTTTTTAAGGGCATCGGGCTTTACAACCCTTTCTTTTGAAGAAAGGCATGAAACGAGGATATCCGTATGTTTTAGCGTTTCATCGATATGTTCCATTCTTGCGACTTTACATCCCAGCTCTTCAGAAATAGCCCTTGCCTTTTCAAACGTGCGGTTCGCGATCACCACATCCGCCCCTTCCGAAATAAGGGCACACACAGCCGCCTTGGCCGCCCCGCCTGCGCCCAGCACAAAGGCCCTTTTCCCTTCTGCTTTCACACCGTTGAAATGAAGGGCATCTTTTACGCCTTTAATATCCGTATTGAACCCTTTAAGCCTGCCCTCTTTTACAATTATTGTGTTGACAGCGCCTATTCTCTGCGCCGCCTCCTCCATGTCGTCCAGAAAGGGCACAATCTCTTCCTTGAAAGGCGAAGTTACATTAAAGCCTGAAATGCCTATATCCAATGCACCCTCTATGATTTCTTCAGGCCGGGAGGCTGCAAAGCGCGTGTATACGGCGTCCATTGACAATAATTCAAAAGCGGCATTGAAGATATCGGGGCTCCTGCTCTGAAGAACCGGATTTCCGGTAACGGCAAATATCTTTGTCTTAGACATGTTTCAATAACCTCATAATCTCTTCCAAACGCGCCTTTTCAATCTGGCCTTCGGCAGTCTGCTTACCCTCTTCAAAGGATACATATGTAAAGGGGCTTCCCAGAAAAGGAGCAACAACCCGCGTTATCTTGCCCTTTTCACCCATTCCTACAACTACAAGTCTGTCTTTAAAATCCTCCTGACCGAGCAGTCCCAGAAGCCTTGCGCTATCCGTGACGGAATGTACCTTGCAGGCGATTTTGGCAATGTCGGCACCCTCGCTGAAGCACAATGCAGCAGTTTGTCTCAGTATTTTATCTTCAGGGGTCTTCTCGAAGTCATGAAAGGAAATTATCACCTTACACCCCTTTGATCCTGCCCTTTTCATGATCTCCCTTTTATAGGCAATGACCGATTCAACCTCGATATCCACATACTGTGCCCCTGCTTCTATTGCAGCAATCAAATATTCCTTCCTCTTCGTATCATCGAGGGCGCCCGCTCTGCATGTGGCAATAAGCGTCACAGGTTGCGAAAATATTTTTGCAATATCTTCTGAATTCAAGACCATCCGGTCCATCC
The sequence above is a segment of the Pseudomonadota bacterium genome. Coding sequences within it:
- a CDS encoding type I 3-dehydroquinate dehydratase, with translation MICVSMDEQCNIIYNISLNKIDLAEIRMDRMVLNSEDIAKIFSQPVTLIATCRAGALDDTKRKEYLIAAIEAGAQYVDIEVESVIAYKREIMKRAGSKGCKVIISFHDFEKTPEDKILRQTAALCFSEGADIAKIACKVHSVTDSARLLGLLGQEDFKDRLVVVGMGEKGKITRVVAPFLGSPFTYVSFEEGKQTAEGQIEKARLEEIMRLLKHV
- the aroE gene encoding shikimate dehydrogenase: MSKTKIFAVTGNPVLQSRSPDIFNAAFELLSMDAVYTRFAASRPEEIIEGALDIGISGFNVTSPFKEEIVPFLDDMEEAAQRIGAVNTIIVKEGRLKGFNTDIKGVKDALHFNGVKAEGKRAFVLGAGGAAKAAVCALISEGADVVIANRTFEKARAISEELGCKVARMEHIDETLKHTDILVSCLSSKERVVKPDALKKGIVILDANYGVPTALVKDGKQRGCTIVDGREWLLFQGISAFRHFTGIEPPMEVMRKAVYRESMSCKKNIAFIGFMGAGKSTVGHGVSKQSAMSYIDIDEEIKQKTGLSIREIFEVKREGAFRQIEKKEIACIPDLSNTVISCGGGAILNRANRDILRKSCIVVWLWANIDTVLKKVGNDNGRPLLPEAHTESGIRRMLNERLPLYASTSDMIVKTDGVEPNEIIRKIYDETGKVLTN
- the pheA gene encoding prephenate dehydratase, with product MSNSDLMIIRKSIDMIDCGIIELLNQRMELAVRSRKFKQCVFDQNREQQIFNNIKKTSRSLLKPEFLERLYGLIIDESKHVQEQSLNLIGFQGEHGAYSEVASLSYDASLIPVSCKEFIEVFNEVSSGQIDLGIVPVENSLEGAVTQVNDLLVQTNLRIIGEVSIPVHHCLLALPETQYRDLKVVYSHPQALAQCREFILRHKLEPRPFYDTAGAAKMLSENRLEAAGVIANKLCAELYHLEIIKENIEDHESNSTRFIVLSREARGEPGDKCSIIFSVKHETGGLFSVLKAFSDKRINLTRIESRPIKNDPGNYVFFTDFEGSDKEGRVVDALEEVQKETTSFKFLGCYKSYKGAIQ
- a CDS encoding chorismate synthase, giving the protein MNSFGRVFKVSILGESHGECVGILIDGCPAGLSVPVQGFDDDLKRRMGGIEGTTPRKEPDIPLIKSGVFNRKTTGAPICILFENKNVDSSAYNSIKDTPRPGHADFTAWKKYNGFNDYRGGGHFSGRLTAGLVAAGVIAKLLIKPVKVEATLIEAGRSEDITAAVQSAMQNRDSIGGIVSCRASGLHAGLGEPFFDSVESLISHLVFSIPAIKGIEFGAGFSCARMRGSECNDEIINIKGETRTNNAGGINGGITNGNDIVFKAAVKPTSSISRMQHTVNLKTGEQVELYVKGRHDVCIALRVPVVIEAVTAIALADLMLIDSHGQVPLQDLNSSHGEREREAPNGFAVGGGDPASGTGASPGNSADTGPR
- the aroA gene encoding 3-phosphoshikimate 1-carboxyvinyltransferase — protein: MTKRVKSSQIDGEINAPASKSEMIRVVAAALLASGTSKIINPSFCSDGLTALGIADTLGAEILKEGDSITIEGNASLKEKCIRGNTLDCGESGLCIRMFAPVSGLLEEEITLNASGSLLKRPLKMVEALTGLGATCLTDRDFAPVQVKGRIGSGRININGFESSQFLTGLLVALPLCSGDSDITVTALKSKPYIELTIDTMRRFGVAVSHNNDLTEFHIKGDQHYKPCMCAIEGDWSGAAFFLVAGALAGSIKVKGLSPDSYQADKAVIEALIKAGAQVEVKNDYIFVAKDRLNAFEFDAGDCPDLFPPLVALGAGCAGKSVIYGVERLKHKESNRGLALVEEFSKIGIKIRIFEDRMEITGGNRRGGTVDSHNDHRIAMACAIAALAGQGDVIVERPACVSKSFPSFFEDLNSVKVKHE